Part of the Perognathus longimembris pacificus isolate PPM17 chromosome 1, ASM2315922v1, whole genome shotgun sequence genome, TGGTGCTGTGCAGTAGCAGTGCTGGGGTGTGTAGTTTTGACAGGACTGTCATTTCTCGTCCTTCAGGTATATGAGCTGCCCTTCCTGGTGGCTCTGGATCACAGGAAGGAGTGTGTCTTGGTGGCCGTGAGAGGGACCATGTCTCTCCAGGTAACCTGGGAAGCGGGTGGGAGCAGGAAGTGGGGTTCGGGAGGCTGTGGGTGCATGGAACTGAAAGAGGACTTGTTGGGCAATGGGGAAATCCTGAGGCCATGAGGGAGGAAGTGAGTCCAGCTTGTGAAACACCCCTTTGCCAGccacgggggagggggcagagggattCCTCTTCCCTGCCAGCCCTTCTGCCTGTAGAGGAACACCTCTAGAGGTGTTCCAAGAGGGCTCCTCATCCCTGAGGCCCTTATCTTCACCTGCCTCACCCTCCCACCTGTCCGCATGTGCCTGGTTCTTCTTGTCTGGGTACAGTGGGCCCCCTTTATCCTGTGACCCCCATTCTGCCTTCCCTaggcctgagctttcttgctgatCAACTTCCTTCCCTCTTGCTTTCTTCTTGGCCACTCCtcactctcatttcctcattcttCTCTGCTGACCCAGGAAGTGTGTGCAACAAGATTCAAGAGCCTTTGTCTTCCCGTTTCCCCCTCGccccccaacatacacacacccttttgcttctgactggtactggggcacccctcccccatcccagatCTTGAGGCTTCCTCCATACCTGCATCTCTCAGCACTGCTGTTTACATTCACCTCACGAGTGCCCCCCAGAGGACCTTTTTTGCTCTGCTCCCAGCCTGCCTagcccagggcctggctctcAGGGTTCTCACTCAGCCAGGCAGGCCTCTTCCTGGACCAGTGGAACGAGTTTCTGTCTCACTACCTTGCTAGGTGTTCATCCTCACCTTCTGTCCCCAGGTGCTTGGACCAcagcccaggcctgggcctgccatTCCCACGGGATGGGCCGCTGCTCTATTTTCTGGGTCTGTTCATTCCTTCAGGTtgtgcctccctccctccggtCTCAGCCAGCCACTGAGGGTGGGTCTCTCAGAACAGGAATAGTTGGTGGGTCTCTCAGAGCAGGAATGGTACTTTGTTCAAAACCATAGCACagcctggcacctgtggctcacgcttgtagtcttagctacactagaggctgagatctgagcatcccagtttgaagccagcaggaaagtccgtgacatttatctccaattaaccaccaaaaatctggaagtgaaactgtggcttgagtggtagagcaccagcattaagtggggggaaaaaaaagtgagggacagtgcccacaccctgagctcaagccccagtactagtgcgcacacacacacacacacacacacacacacacaccaactttgGGTCTCCAGGGTCAGTGGAGAGATGTGCATCACATGTTCCACCATTGGTCCTTGCCTCACCTGAGGTCAGTGTCATAGGGTCCCTTCTCAGCAGTCTTCCCTGGAAACTGCCGACCCACTGTCTCAGAAGTGAGCCGCCTGAGAGCCCGACCCACTTAGTCTCAGCCACAGGCTGACCCTTCTGTCAACACCTTCTTCACAGGACATCCTTACTGATCTGTCTGCAGAGAGCGAGAGCCTTGACCTGGGAGTGGACCTGCAGGACTGTGTAGCCCACAAGGTGAGCAggtgctgggttgctgggagTTCTCTGCTGAAGGAGAAAGCCACTAATTTCCTAAGCACCGTGTACTGCGTAGGGTCCCCATTGTGTCGGAGAGTCTTCAATGTCTCGTAGCCTCAACACCAAAGTCTAAAAAGCCATACATTTGCTAAGCTATTagcagtaatatttttctttttagtactgagccttgaacccagggcctcatgtttaggtaggtgctttaccacttgagccatgcacacCTGCAGCCCTTGTTTTCCACTAAAGTGGGTCTCACATGGTTTCCATTTGCATTTCCCAATGACCAGTGTACTATAGAACAGAAGGGGTTCTGTCTGCTtcaccagcactggggcttgaactcaggctctgggtggTTTGTCCCTGGCACTCTATcgcttaagccatagctctactcccagctttttggggcTTAACtgaaggtgagagtctcatggactttccttccaggctggctttgacccaggattctcaaatctcagcctcctgagtgagtagcaaggattgcaggtctgagccactggcacccagtgaggaGAAGTTTTCAGCATTGAGGGTGAGTGTGCCATGACTCCTCTCCACAGTGCCAGTGGTGGCTCCTGAGCAGCAGCAGGCCTAGAGCTTCCAGTTGGCTCTGCCTTTATACATTTGCCACACAAGACCCGGCCGGGTGAGTGCACCTGGGGTCTGGGAGAGGAACCCAGAAGTATTTTTTCATAGCAGGGCTGTCTCTTCTCCGTGGGAACTACTTCAAGAAGTCTGTTCTGTGGTACAGCTATATTTACCcagagattttcatttttattttgggaaACAAATCCCAAACTTGCTTTCTCTAAAACTCACTTCTTCTGGACTGGTTTTTACCTTTGCCTGGATAGTGGATGGCAGGTTTAATGTTTATATAGAAGTGAGTGTTTTAGCTTTAATGGGTGTTTTAACGGCTGGGTGTattggtacacacctgtaatcctagccatttggGAGAGAGATATAgggggactgaggtctgaggctagCCCAGTCAGAAAATTAATAGAagctgggtgctcacacctgtgattccagctactcaagaggctgagatcttaaggttgaggtttgaagccaaccccaacaggaaagtccatggagactcttatctccaattcacaaaaaaaaaaaaaaaaagctgcaagtagagttgtggctcaagtaatagctctagctttgaacacaagagctcagggatagtacccaagcccagagttcaagccccagggatggcgatagatagatagatagatagatagatagatagatagatagatagatagatagacagactgaAGCCAAAGGTTGAGGTATGGCTTGGTGAAAGagagtggctcaaatagtagattaCCTGGTTGGCAAGTATAAGGGCCTGAATTTAATCCCCAGgaaccagacacacacacactctgttcATCTTAAATCTCTCCATCCATGGGGTCTTGGCTGTGATGTAGCCCCAGAGAGGCTGCCATGAGGGTTTTGTGGGTGCACAAGGTTCCTGGTGGCTGCCCTTCACCCATGTCATACAGAATGCTGGCACCAGCTGGCCATGAGCACTGCTACTAGGGGCCAGGAACACAACAGGTGACAGGCCGCTGGCCTGGGTGTACTCACAGTgaccccctcccgccccaccctGTGTGTTTTGTGTTACAGGGGATTTCCCAGGCTGCCAGGTACATTTACCAACGCCTCGTCCATGATGGGATTCTGAGCCAGGCATTCAGCGTTGctcctgtgagactttttattctCTTCTCCTGTTTCATTTGCCATTCATTCCATGTAGTGTTTCTCTCAGTCTGGCCTTTGTCCTCTAGGAATACCGGCTGGTAATTGTGGGGCACAGCCTGGGGGCAGGGGCTGCTGCCTTGCTGGCCATCATGCTGAGGGGCTCCTATCCCCAAGTCCGAGCCTATGCCTTCTCACCACCCAGGGGGCTGCTCAGGTAAGACTCCCCAACCCTCCCGCAATGGCCTCTCCACAGCCAACATGTCCACTTACCTGCATTGTGTAATTCCACTCCATTCCCATCCCCAGGAAGAGGGGATCTGGAAGTGCTGTTGAGTTGAAGAAAGACTGTGGGGCTGAGGGATTAGggtggctaatacctgtaatcctagctactcaggagattgagatttgaggatggtggttcgaaaccagccaggcaggaaagtccatcaactcgtatcaccaataaactaccaaaagagcagaaagtagagctgtggctcaagtgttggagtgctagccttgaggaaaaaaataactttaggaacagcactcaggctcttgagttcaaactccagaaccagccaaaagaaaaaaaaagactgtgcaTAGGCTTTCTTAGCTCCATGATCACAGCTGTAAATTCCTAAATGGCATCATTCTCAGATTGGTTTTCAAAGACTTTATTTTACAGAGGTTCACAGCAGAAATGAGCAGGAgatacaaatttctttttttctttttttttttttggccagtcctggggcttggactcagggcctgagcactgtccctggcttctttttgctcaaggctagcactctgccacttgagccacagtgccccctctggccattttctgtatatgtggtgctggggaattgaacccagggcctcatgtataggaggcaagcactcttgccactaggccatatccccagcaggaGATAAAAATTTCTGCCTATCCCTCACCACACGTGTGCATCATGCCTGGCCTCCACCTTCATGAACACCCCAACTAGAACCAAGCATTTGTGGTCACCAATGGACCTACATCAACATTGGGGTTTAGAGTGATGtataatggctttttttttttttaatgagtttgaAAAGCATGTTTGACTTTATTTACTTACTGTACTGACCAGATGGTTCTGTGAAACTTTGTCTTGGTCATAAATGTGTACCACAATAAGAGGATGAATGAGGAAGTGGCACCGTGACTCAgtgctagaacactagccatcagcaaaagagctaagggataccGCcgaaggacctaagttcaagtcccaggaccaaccaaaaataaataaaaaaggaatgaaaccaaaaaatgaaagaaaactcagAAAATACACAAAAGCAAAGAGGTCCGAAATCTTAGGTGATATGTGCTAGGCAAAGGCTCCATACTGAGCCATACTCCTGGTCCCCAAAAACTTTCAACTTTTTTAGGAATACCCAAATAGAAAACTCAAACAAAAGCAGAGAGCAAGCCGagccctagtggctcatgcctgaaatcttagctactcaggcagactcatctccacttaaccaccagaaaactggaagtgggactgtagctcaaagtggtagagcactagccttgagtaaaagagctcaaggacagcacccatgactgacaaaaccagAGAGTATGGCTGCATGTTCttttagtcccagctactctgaaggctgagacaggaaaatcACTTAAGCAtgggaattttttgttttgttttgttttttgccagtcctagggcttgaactcaggacctgagcactgtccctagcttctttttgctcaaggctaacactctaccatttgagccacgacaccacttctggctttttctgtggtactgaggaattgaacccagggcttcctgtacacaaggcaagcactttaccactaggccatattcccagcccaggcataGGAATTTACTATCAGCCTGGTTAACATAGACCTATCTCAGTTCAGAAGATAGTGGCATACAATGAGACCCTCCCATTTTAATCAGCTTCCACTTTATCTACATATGACTCATTGTTCTCTGTATAACTGGACCACAGCTCTTTTCTCTCTGCCTGTTTACATTACTTGCCAGTATGCTAGGCCAATCTCACCAGGAGGGGTCACTGTACCAAAGGCTCAGTGCAAGTACTCCATTAGTCACTGCTGGGATATTTTCTTTGTTGAATGTGTGAGGGCTTCCATGGTGCCTGGCCAGTAAGTTGACCATCATCTCTTCTACTCAAGTGTCCCATGACCACAGAACCAGACTAACTTAGCTTCTGTCATTTGATGTTTCAGCAAGTCCCTCTACGAGTACTCCCAGGATTTCATTGTGTCACTCATCCTAGGAAAGGATGTGATCCCCAGGTTGGTGTGTGGGATGGTTGGTCTGAGGCTGGGGGAGGGTGTTTGAAAGAAAACACcaagctgggcgctagtggctcacgcctgtaatcctgttcAAAAAGCTGACATTTGAgggccgtggttcaaagccagcctgcacaggaaagtctctgagacttatctccaatttatctactaaaaaagccagaaggggagctgtggctcaagtggtagagcattagcattgatCAAGAAATTTCAGGGACTGGCATAAAACCCACCAAGTTCTGTGCCTCAGTGTCTGATCTTTTGCTAAACAGGCTTAGTGTGTCCAACATGGAAGATTTGAAGAAGAGACTCTTGCAAGTGATTGCTCACTGTAATAAGCCAAAGGTAATCTGGGCGCCAGGGTTGAGGGGCCTACAGGAATGCTGTGGAGGTGGGAGGAGCTGGCTTTCTCCACAGCCTCTGGGGCCTGGTGCATGTTGTGCTATATTGTTTGACATTCCCCTTCTGAACAGACTTGTCTAGGACTGTGTGCTGCCTAAGACAGCAGATGGCTACATCAGGCACAAGATGTGCACATTAGGAAAAGCTGTGAGGGAATGAGCCCTGTGTGCAGAAAGCCTTGCCTTCCGCCACACTACTTCATCCTGCTGGGGTCTGACAGTATTCTGGTGCTCTTGGCTTATACTGTTCCCAGCACAGGAAATAAGGCTGCCAAATATCTAGtttaggatatatatgtataatatgctgggtatcggtggctcacacctataatccttgctattctggaggctggctTCTGGAGAATAGTAGTTGAAGGCCAGCTTGAACAGAAAAGACaccaagatttttatctccaaaacaaccagcaaatagCTGGGCTAGAGTTGTAGACGGtggccaagcaagcacaagggcccgagttcaagccttcagtaggaaaacaaaaacaaaacccagaagggTACAGGATTATTTATCCTGTTAATAAGTGAGAGAAATGTAACTCAGTGTTAGTACTTGTTGAGTATGTACAAGGCCATGGTTCAGTCTCCAGCACcatcctcccccccgcccccaccaaaaaaaaaaaaaatagaaaggaactaGTATGTAATATCTTTAAGGTAAAGCTGATTTGCAGAATTGCCTGAAAAGAACTAAGGGTCATTTGTCTGGGCTGAGGATCTAGCTTTGCCGGTACCAGTGCTGACCTGCATGGCCATGGCTCTGTTAAGCCCTGGCTCTGCCagaggagccggggggggggggggcgcaggttTCCCCCTAAATACACAGGGTTTATCGGTTGTGAggcttaactcaggacctgggcactgtccctgaactcttcagctcaaggctggcactctgccactttgagccacagcgccacttcctgttttctggtggttaattgaagataaaagagtctcagacttcctgcctggctggctttgaaccccaatccgcTGATGGCAGGTGttagccacaggtgcccagcaaaGCACAGGGTTTAAGTAGGGTTTTGTAGCCCAAGAACCCTATATGATGCCTCAAGGTGCTGTGCCCAGCACTCAGCATGAGGCAGAAAAGCCACGTTGTGTCCTCTCCCGGTCCTGCCTGCAGTACAAGATCCTCCTGCACGGCTGCTGGTACGAGCTGTTTGGAGGGAGCCCTTCCAACTGTGCAACCGAGCTGGACGGGGAAGGCCAGGGTGCCCTGACGCAGCCCCTTCTAGGGGAGCAGAGTCTGTTGACACGCTCTTCCCCAGCCTACAGCTTCTCCAGCGACTCCCCCCTGGACACCTCCCCCAAGTACCCGCCTCTGTACCCTCCCGGTAGGATCATCCACCTGGAGGAAGAGGGCTCTGCAGGGAGGTGAGTGTCCCTTGTCCCTAGGGCCAGCCTGTGTGAGACAGAGGCTCCAGGTTGCCATTTTGATGGCCGGcttgtttttttctgtctgaAGGTTTGGCTGCTGTTCCTCAGCTCAGTACAGGGCGAGGTGGGCCCATGAATCAGCATTCAGCAAAATTCTCATCGGCCCAAAGATGCTGACGGACCACATGCCTGACATCTTGATGAAAGCTCTGGCCAGTGTGGTGACCGACAgggcagcctgcctctcttgtccCAGCCAAGGCGGCTCAGATGCAGACATGGTGTGACCAGGCCTATGGCAGAGGGCTGACTCCTGCATTGGTTCTCAGGCTTACTTAAAATGTAAGAGACTTCTGTGAGGCCATCGGCAGGACTTGAAGGGCTTTGAAAAATGACCAAGCAATGGACAGTAACTAAGTTGTCATAGTATTAACAGGCTCAGGAGTCGGAGTGTACAGGCAGATCCTGAGCCTGCACAGTGCAGgaaccccccccaaccccacccagggCCATCTGTGAACTGCCTCAAACAGGGGGATCCAAAAGTGTTTGAAGACTCCTCGTTGGATCTGCTGCCTCCCCCCTCAGGGTCTTGTCCTGAATCAATTTGGACAAGTCTGAACTTGGATGAGAGATGtacactatttttttaattgagtcaCCCCTAATTGGGGATGTTCAGGGCAGCCCTGAGCTCGAACCTGGAATGAAAAATGGAGCCAAGGAAGAGCTCAGCTCTGCTCCCCTGAGGCAGAGGCAGCCAGAGCTGACCACCTCATGCATTATTCTGGGTTGGAGGCCAGCTTGGCTCAGGGCACTAGACTTTAATAAAGCACTTACTTGCCCATCACTAGAGCTATCCagcgtttccagcaggcccaccgGATAGTTTCTACCCCATTCATGTTTGAAGTGGGTCTgtctactgttaaaaaaaaaatgaaatcaagttcTCTTGGTGTTCTGCACAAGTATTGGATTTCACCCACTAAAAGCCCAGTGATGAAGATGTCTCTTAGCTTAGAATTGTCCACAAGGATGGGAAAAGGAAGAGCAGTGGCATGGCTGGGATGACACAGGCATGACTccccatggggagggggggagggggagaacgaCACAAGATTGCTGAGAAAGGGGAAAGGCCTCCCTTGGCCCCTCCTACTGAGCTCCAGGACTTCCCTCAGGGCCCTCACCCACACTTCCAAACAGCTTTGAGAAACCTTCAGAAGGAAAGGTGGTGTAACATGCCTACAGTCCcagtactcagaaggcagaggcaggaggatgggaaGTTCTGATCAACCTGGGTTACAGGTAAGgccatctcaaaataaaaataaacctttatGCAAGACTTAAAAACCTGTAGGCTCTTTTCAAAGCTCTGTTGGAATGCTCACTGCAGAAAGCTACACAGATCCCTGTGCTTCCAGGGATGAGGATCTGCATCACCGAGACTACCCAGTACACTCCACCTTCAACCCCTGCCCAGAACACAAGACAAAGACTGACATGATGACAAGTGACCAGAAGCTCCAAGGGATCCTGGCTGCAGAGGGGACAGAGAAAGTGGTACAACCACAAACTGGCACCAGGAGGCAAAGAACCAAAACCATGAGGTCTTAGCATCACAGGGCGTCAGAAAATGGAGACGATACATTTCCAGATGGAGAGAGGCCAGACAGCCAGGCACCAACCTGTGGACATGGACAATGCAGGAGGCCGCA contains:
- the Daglb gene encoding diacylglycerol lipase-beta isoform X2, which encodes MPGMVLFGRRWAFASDDLVFPGSFELFLRVLWWIGSLTLYLLHRRKLGCAGGVLLSTYLIVLLLLLAVIICVVSAIVYVSMKGTICNPGPRKSMSKLLYIRLALFLPEMVWASLGAAWVAQGIQCDRTVVNGIIATVIVRTQTWCPATSPQASPFSISSKITLVASRSRRRPPAPPRGSPSYRSRTAEYDLVGGDQLNCHFGSILQTTGLQYRDFIHVSFHDKVYELPFLVALDHRKECVLVAVRGTMSLQDILTDLSAESESLDLGVDLQDCVAHKGISQAARYIYQRLVHDGILSQAFSVAPEYRLVIVGHSLGAGAAALLAIMLRGSYPQVRAYAFSPPRGLLSKSLYEYSQDFIVSLILGKDVIPRLSVSNMEDLKKRLLQVIAHCNKPKYKILLHGCWYELFGGSPSNCATELDGEGQGALTQPLLGEQSLLTRSSPAYSFSSDSPLDTSPKYPPLYPPGRIIHLEEEGSAGRFGCCSSAQYRARWAHESAFSKILIGPKMLTDHMPDILMKALASVVTDRAACLSCPSQGGSDADMV